Proteins encoded in a region of the Triplophysa dalaica isolate WHDGS20190420 chromosome 10, ASM1584641v1, whole genome shotgun sequence genome:
- the LOC130429544 gene encoding carcinoembryonic antigen-related cell adhesion molecule 7-like isoform X2 yields MDGESVTLHTHLTHIQRRDQILWIFGAKGSRIAEIYKQSIDIEGGIEIFGDRLKLNGQTGSLTITNITITDSGLYKLHIIRDRETSYKRFNVTFYARLPVPEINHTNNSSNCSSSSERSSVSKCVLLCSVMNVTHVSLSWYKGNSLLSSISVFDLNIRLSLPLEVEYQDTNTYRCVVNNPITNQTQHLEINQLCGSCSAFMQKPHLVGITVFIVMLVVATAALSVMCRLYNRKTRHMRHVGKYCVFLLY; encoded by the exons atggacgGAGAatctgtcactctacacactcaTCTTACTCACATACAGAGACGTGATCAGATACTGTGGATTTTTGGGGCTAAAGGGAGTCGTATAGCTGAAATATATAAGCAAAGCATTGATATAGAGGGCGGTATTGAGATTTttggagacagactgaagcttaacggtcagactggatctctcacaatcacaaacatcacaatcacagactctggactttataaactacatATCATTAGAGACAGAGAAACTTCATATAAAAGATTCAATGTTACTTTCTATG CCCGTCTGCCTGTTCCTGAAATCAACCATACCAATAACTCTTCAAACTGTTCTTCATCATCTGAAAGatcttcagtgtcaaaatgtgtgttgttgtgttcagtgatgaatgtgacacatgtgagtctctcctggtacaaaggaaatagtttattgtccagcatcagtgtgtttgatctcaacatcagactctctctacctctggaggtggaatatcaggatacaaacacatacagatgtgtggtgaacaatcccatcacaaaccaaacACAACATCTAGAAATCAATCAACTCTGTGGGTCATGTTCAG CTTTCATGCAGAAGCCACATTTGGTGGGAATCACAGTTTTTATTGTAATGCTGGTTGTGGCGACTGCAGCTCTGAGTGTAATGTGCCGTCTCTACAACAGGAAAACTAGACACATGAGACATGTGGGCaagtattgtgtttttttattatattag
- the LOC130429544 gene encoding carcinoembryonic antigen-related cell adhesion molecule 7-like isoform X1 — MKQAGLGVFGVDSDEVKSVSVMDGESVTLHTHLTHIQRRDQILWIFGAKGSRIAEIYKQSIDIEGGIEIFGDRLKLNGQTGSLTITNITITDSGLYKLHIIRDRETSYKRFNVTFYARLPVPEINHTNNSSNCSSSSERSSVSKCVLLCSVMNVTHVSLSWYKGNSLLSSISVFDLNIRLSLPLEVEYQDTNTYRCVVNNPITNQTQHLEINQLCGSCSAFMQKPHLVGITVFIVMLVVATAALSVMCRLYNRKTRHMRHVGKYCVFLLY; from the exons gtgtgtttggtgttgattcagatgaagtgaagtcagtgtcagtgatggacgGAGAatctgtcactctacacactcaTCTTACTCACATACAGAGACGTGATCAGATACTGTGGATTTTTGGGGCTAAAGGGAGTCGTATAGCTGAAATATATAAGCAAAGCATTGATATAGAGGGCGGTATTGAGATTTttggagacagactgaagcttaacggtcagactggatctctcacaatcacaaacatcacaatcacagactctggactttataaactacatATCATTAGAGACAGAGAAACTTCATATAAAAGATTCAATGTTACTTTCTATG CCCGTCTGCCTGTTCCTGAAATCAACCATACCAATAACTCTTCAAACTGTTCTTCATCATCTGAAAGatcttcagtgtcaaaatgtgtgttgttgtgttcagtgatgaatgtgacacatgtgagtctctcctggtacaaaggaaatagtttattgtccagcatcagtgtgtttgatctcaacatcagactctctctacctctggaggtggaatatcaggatacaaacacatacagatgtgtggtgaacaatcccatcacaaaccaaacACAACATCTAGAAATCAATCAACTCTGTGGGTCATGTTCAG CTTTCATGCAGAAGCCACATTTGGTGGGAATCACAGTTTTTATTGTAATGCTGGTTGTGGCGACTGCAGCTCTGAGTGTAATGTGCCGTCTCTACAACAGGAAAACTAGACACATGAGACATGTGGGCaagtattgtgtttttttattatattag